Proteins encoded together in one Camelina sativa cultivar DH55 chromosome 9, Cs, whole genome shotgun sequence window:
- the LOC104715064 gene encoding uncharacterized protein LOC104715064, translating to MHPNSVLNDLWQVGGRQWDEPKLRQQLLLEDAAHACCIYLPQHQCPDKLVWHYTKDGIYTVKSGYWLSLHLPDANDHIDPPLGNPLLKTKLWKTSLPPKLKHFYWRVLSAALGTAHELNRRGIPIEDTCQRCCQAVESINHMLFQCPYASKIWRLSNLPAGFTFSSSLEDNIEALLLMYNSGMNRDKQHLPFWIGWQIWKSRNDLIFNKITWETSSVLLKATDDVVEWLAATQPSIQRPPRNSPTVHSPSSQWTLPTTEVVKVNFDGSFHSHNGSIGVGWIIHGDKGTYLLSRSSKLKQASNPLWTERLALLHAIQSTWCCGYRKVILEGDCKALDDLLHRRTTSITMENLLVDIRSWADLFAEISFSLVRRECNQVADKLAKSAHYQPETI from the coding sequence ATGCATCCAAATTCTGTTCTCAATGATCTATGGCAAGTTGGAGGACGCCAGTGGGATGAGCCTAAATTACGACAACAACTTTTACTTGAAGATGCAGCCCATGCTTGTTGCATATATCTTCCACAACATCAATGTCCGGATAAACTAGTCTGGCATTACACCAAGGATGGCATTTACACAGTGAAGTCTGGATACTGGCTGAGTCTTCATCTCCCGGATGCTAATGACCACATTGATCCACCACTAGGTAATCCTTTGCTAAAAACAAAGCTTTGGAAAACATCACTGCCaccaaaactaaaacatttctaCTGGCGAGTGTTATCTGCTGCTCTGGGAACTGCTCATGAACTCAACCGTAGGGGAATTCCCATTGAGGACACTTGCCAACGTTGCTGTCAAGCGGTCGAATCTATCAACCATATGCTCTTCCAGTGCCCATATGCCTCAAAAATATGGAGACTGTCCAATCTTCCTGCTGGTTTCACATTTTCATCATCTCTTGAAGATAACATTGAAGCCTTATTACTCATGTACAACTCGGGAATGAATAGAGATAAGCAACATCTCCCTTTTTGGATTGGTTGGCAAATATGGAAATCAAGGAATGATCttatattcaataaaataaCTTGGGAGACAAGTTCGGTGCTCCTCAAAGCTACTGATGATGTTGTAGAATGGCTGGCTGCAACTCAACCATCTATACAACGCCCTCCTCGCAACTCACCAACTGTTCATTCTCCCTCATCTCAATGGACACTTCCTACAACGGAAGTAGTCAAGGTAAACTTTGATGGAAGTTTTCACTCTCATAATGGCAGCATAGGAGTAGGGTGGATAATTCACGGTGATAAAGGAACATATCTCTTATCCAGAAGTTCCAAACTTAAACAAGCATCTAATCCGCTATGGACTGAAAGACTAGCATTACTACATGCTATTCAATCAACTTGGTGCTGTGGCTACCGAAAGGTGATACTAGAAGGAGATTGCAAAGCTTTAGATGATCTCCTGCATAGAAGAACAACGAGTATAACTATGGAAAATCTCCTAGTTGATATCCGCAGTTGGGCGGATCTTTTTGCTGAAATATCTTTCTCGCTTGTACGACGGGAATGTAATCAGGTGGCTGATAAACTAGCTAAGTCAGCTCATTATCAACCAGAAACTATTTGA
- the LOC104710623 gene encoding uncharacterized protein At4g02000-like, giving the protein MIRFFPHLWGMGNSGPWSFNEWIVAMKPWQSNLPNENPLSVNFWIQIRGIPLQFFTAPLVRYIAETLGPVVDSEIDNLAGGNIEFVRVCIQWPLDQPVIFHRRFHFGNEWAMVSFRFERLKNYCFRCQSLRHDISECTAQLQEEAVVHNPPPPPYAIINAPIMAIPNQHIPYP; this is encoded by the exons ATGATCCGCTTCTTCCCTCATCTTTGGGGGATGGGTAACTCG GGTCCCTGGAGTTTCAACGAATGGATAGTGGCAATGAAACCATGGCAATCAAACTTACCAAACGAAAATCCACTCTCGGTAAATTTCTGGATCCAAATTCGGGGTATCCCTCTACAATTCTTCACCGCACCATTGGTACGCTACATTGCAGAGACTCTAGGGCCTGTTGTTGATTCAGAGATTGATAATCTTGCTGGTGGCAATATAGAGTTTGTCCGGGTTTGCATCCAATGGCCTCTTGATCAACCAGTAATTTTTCACCGCCGATTCCATTTTGGAAATGAATGGGCTATGGTCTCTTTTCGTTTTGAAAGATTGAAAAACTACTGCTTCCGATGCCAATCCTTGCGACATGACATCTCCGAATGTACTGCACAACTCCAAGAGGAAGCCGTTGTTCAtaatccaccaccaccaccatatgcCATTATTAATGCTCCTATAATGGCGATCCCAAACCAACACATCCCTTACCCATGA